The following coding sequences are from one Ornithodoros turicata isolate Travis chromosome 1, ASM3712646v1, whole genome shotgun sequence window:
- the LOC135369296 gene encoding uncharacterized protein LOC135369296: MYLLHRFPADPDLKRQWLSAVNRKDFVPSPSSRVCSEHFVDGRKTDQNPVPMLSLGYDRKVLKGRRRIVKHTHGTPKRMRTNESQPGLLSTSPSSAQSMQEEMLRNEPRKSATKEQCNTEEVAVSQFLSAAALLEDSDICFESSSIGLHSPLSSAHILVTGSQDAERAQPQRMDAATQTSARGGLAVEERVYAGTQTTATSTVAGQTHDQGTTLSADDINFYTGVSQPVFSQMVEIVTLLAQKLSFLPREDQLLLCLMRLRLGLLYGHLARIFRVSVSSVGNHFIYILGILSEIMKQVVTWLPRSYIRNTMPDSFVQNGYSCTTCILDCTEVVLQRPRKLMPRAQTYSNYKANNTVKFLMAIAPNGFIMFVSKAYGGRASDKLITKDCGICDLFMPGDEIMADRGFTLDHELQVQGIRLNTPAFTRGKSQLTEAEVTQTRRIAAVRIHVERAINRIKTYRILKQALPIASKKVISNIIFVCAGLCNLKPPLIREAHRTA; encoded by the exons ATGTACCTGTTGCACAGGTTCCCGGCCGACCCGGATTTGAAACGACAGTGGTTAAGCGCCGTTAATCGCAAAGATTTCGTACCTTCACCATCTTCGCGCGTGTGCTCCGAGCACTTCGTGGACGGCCGGAAAACAGACCAGAACCCCGTGCCAATGCTGTCTCTGGGTTACGATAGAAAG GTACTAAAAGGTCGTCGGCGTATCGTAAAGCATACACATGGAACGCCGAAGAGGATG agaacGAATGAGAGCCAACCGGGGCTACTGTCAACGAGCCCAAGTTCCGCGCAAAGCATGCAAGAGGAGATGTTGAGGAATGAGCCTCGTAAAAGTGCCACTAAGGAACAATGCAACACAGAGGAAGTTGCAGTGTCACAATTCCTCAGTGCTGCTGCATTGCTTGAG GACAGTGACATTTGCTTTGAGAGTAGTAGCATAGGGCTTCATTCACCATTGTCATCAGCACACATTCTTGTGACGGGCTCCCAAGATGCCGAACGTGCACAACCGCAACGAATGGATGCA GCAACCCAGACATCTGCCAGAGGCGGGCTTGCTGTTGAGGAAAGAGTGTATGCC GGTACCCAGACAACTGCCACCAGCACGGTAGCAGGACAAACACATGACCAGGGAAC CACACTCTCTGCTGATGACATTAATTTCTACACAGGGGTGTCACAGCCAGTGTTTAGTCAGATGGTAGAAATAGTAACATTGCTTGCACAGAAGCTAAGCTTTCTGCCACGCGAAGACCAGCTCTTGCTGTGCCTTATGAGACTGCGTCTGGGGCTCCTCTACGGACATCTTGCAAGAATTTTTCGTGTGTCCGTTTCAAGTGTGGGGAACCACTTTATTTATATACTTGGAATTCTCTCTGAAATCATGAAGCAAGTTGTTACCTGGCTACCACGAAGCTACATTCGCAATACCATGCCCGACTCATTCGTTCAGAATGGATATTCCTGCACCACATGCATTCTTGACTGTACGGAAGTTGTGCTACAACGCCCGAGGAAGCTCATGCCTAGAGCACAGACCTACAGTAACTACAAAGCTAACAATACAGTGAAGTTTCTGATGGCAATTGCCCCGAATGGCTTCATAATGTTTGTTTCCAAAGCTTATGGCGGGCGTGCATCCGATAAACTTATCACGAAAGATTGTGGCATCTGTGACCTTTTCATGCCTGGGGATGAAATCATGGCAGATAGAGGCTTCACTCTGGACCACGAACTGCAAGTGCAGGGGATTCGACTTAACACCCCAGCGTTCACAAGAG GGAAGTCTCAATTAACAGAGGCAGAAGTGACCCAGACAAGACGGATAGCCGCTGTACGGATCCACGTTGAAAGAGCGATCAACAGGATAAAGACCTATCGCATATTGAAACAGGCCTTACCCATTGCATCTAAGAAGGTTATCAGTAACATAATTTTTGTATGTGCTGGGCTCTGTAACTTAAAGCCACCCCTGATCAGggaagctcacaggacagcataG